In Microvirga sp. 17 mud 1-3, the genomic window CCCGAACGGTGGTGCCGTCCGGCTTGGCGATGACGCGCCGGTAAGGGTCGTGGCCCGTCCCGTAAGTTTTTACGAGCTGGAACTGACGCGTCGTGCCGTCGCCGGTGCCGATCGGTTGATCGAGCGGCGTCGGCGCCCGCGAGGGCGGGCCGGAGCGCCAGTCAGCCCGGTCGCGGAAGCGGAAGCCGACGAGACGTCCGCGCCGCTCCTCGAAGAAGGCAATGACTGCGTGCAGCGCATCGAGGCTGCGCACGCCCAGACCCGCATCGTAGCGACGGCGGGAATGGGCCCAGCGGCTGTTGCGATGCTCGCGCCCCGAGGCGAGGGTGACGATATCCGTGCGCCGCACCGGCCCGCCCCTGCGGCCGAGGCCGATATCGAGGGGGAAGCGGACCTCATGGAAATCGGATGCCATGACAGGCTCCTTGACGGGAATGAAACGGAACGTGCGTGCGTCGCGTTGTCGTCGCGACGTGCCATAGGGACTGAAGGAGACCCCGCCCGATGACCATGACCCCGAACCTCGCCGACGACTTTCCCGGCAAGGCCGACCGGATCCAGCGGTTGAAGACCAGCAACAACCACTTCGCCCGGCTCTACGACGAGTACGATGAGCTCAACCGCACCATCCAGCGGGTGGAAAGCCGCGTGGAGCCCACCACCGAGGATGTGGAGGAGGAGATGAAGCGCCGGCGCGTCCAGCTCAAGGACGAGATCGCCGCCATGCTGGATGCGGACGGGGCCTGAGATTCCTCACAGGCCGCGCTGGCCGCGCGCGACGGCCCGGGCAAGCGCGGCCGAGACTTGCGCCTCGGATCGCCGGAAGCTCTCCGCATCCGGCGTCGAGACGTTGACCGTCACCGAAAGCGGCCGCCCGCCGCCTCCGGACTGAACGCCGAGGCGCCCATCCGGCCCGCGCGCCAGAGGCATGATCGCCTCCGCGCCTCGCTCGCCCATTACGCCGAGCCCACGCCCCAGCGGAAAGTATGCCGGCGCGCCCACCACGCCCCCTTGGGCGAAGGGCATCACCATCCCGCGTGAGAAGACGCCGCCCTTCGCGAAGGGCGCAGGCGCATCGCCGCCCCCGCCAAAAAGAGAACCGATCCCCTTGAAGAGGCCTCCGAAAAGGCCGCCGAGGCCGTCCGTCGCCGTGGATTTGACGCTCTGGCTCAGGGCCGATTGCAGGGGAGCCAGCGCCAGACGTAACCCTGTTTCCACAAGAGACTGGCGCAGCGACTTCAGAACCCCGTCGAATTTCTTGCCTTCTGCAACATTCTTCGCGAAAGCACGGGACAGGGAGTCACCGAATTTGTCCGAGAGGCCGATGAGTGCCTGGAGCTGACGCTCCCTGTCCTTGTCCGCTTCCGCATGGGGGGCGTTGTCTTTGAAGACATCAACTTGTTCAGCCACGTTGAGGATCCTGTGTGTTGTTGTCCTGCCGTCGACGGTGATGTCAGGCTGCAATTCGGCTCCCCGGCCCGATCTCGTCTTCAACCGCAACGGGCTGTCCAAGGAGGACATGTCCCGCGCGAATGCCGAATGTAATCTCGAAGCCGAGAAAGCCGCGATGCGCGCACGCAATAGCGTGACGGCGGGTGAGAACTGGCGAAAGATCTACTTGCTCTGCATGGAGAGCAAAGGCGCCCGATATCTCGGGACGACCGACCAACATCCTTCATGACCACCGATTTTGCAGCGGCCGTAAGATCACGGCATCGGAGGCCGCTCGCCTACCCGTCCGGAAAGGCGTCCATCAGACGTCTGAGATCGCCACGGCCTGCAGGCTCGGGCGCTTTCCCTCCGCCCAATCCCTCGACCGCGGCCGCGATTTCGCGCGGCGTGGCACGCCAGAAATCCTGAGGGCTCCACCGCAGGAGGCCGAGGCAAAGGCGCATGATGTCCTCCCACGGGAAGGCCTGCGGCCCGCTCATGCCTCCTGCGGCGACCGAGGGTTTTCGGGCAAAGCCTTCCCGCCGAACGTGACGATGAGGAGGTCCGCGATGGCTTGTGCCACGGGCGCGATACCGTCGTGCAGCGGCAGCTCCGCGGCATCCGCGTCGGTCATGGCATGTCCTCCTCCGCGCAGGGCGGCGGCCAGGATCGCCACGAGATCGCGGCTCGACAGGCGGCCGCTGCCGAAGCGCTCCGCCAGAGCCGTCAGGTCCTGCACCCCAAAGGCATCCTCCAGTTCCGCCAGCGCGCCGAGGGTGAGGCAGAGCGTGTAGCGCCGCCCGCCGAGTTCGAGGGCCACCTCGCCCCGTCGTCCATTCGCCATGATGTCGTCCTTCTCGATGTCCTGATGTCGATAGGTTTTGCCGCGTCGGCCATCATAGGACCACGAAGTTCAGCGCCCCGGCGGATTCGAGAGCCATCTCGAACGTGACCTCGCCAGCGTGGTCGCCGCGATATTCGAGGCTCGTGATCTGGAACAGGCCCTCGATACGACCGAAATCCGGTACCACGATCTGGTAGGTGAGAATGTCGCCATCGAAGAAGGCCTGGCGCATGCGCGTATCCGAAGCCTCGTCCTTGAACACGCCGGCTCCCGTGATGCCTGCGCGCCGCACGCCGACACCGGCGAGAAGCTCGCGCCAGCGTCCGGCGGATTCCGCGTTGGTCACATCGACCGTTTCGGCGTTGAAGGCGATCTGGCGCGTGCGCAGTCCCGCCACGGTCACGAAGCCCGAAGCCCCGTCGGAGATCTTGATGAGCAGATCCTTGCCCTTCTGAGCAGGCATGGGAAATCCTTTTGCTGAAAATGTCCGGCCACGACAGGTGGATGAAAATTCACGCCACTTCCGTGAGGGCGCGTAGGCGCAAGGTCGCGCGGGTCTGTTGCGTGTCACGGTCTCGGACGGCCGTGAGTTCCGTCGCCCGTAAGGTGACGAGGCGGTGGCCCTCCAGGGGAATCCGCGCATCGTCGAGAATGTCCGAAAAACGCTCTGCGGCCGCGAGCGCATCGCGGGCGCTGCCACGCTCGCCCCAGACGACGATGCTGAGAACCTGGTCGTGACCGCGATCCGTATCGGTCGACCAATCCTTTGCGGTCACGTCCCCGAAGAGGGCATAGATGGGAGCAGCCGCCCGGGGCGGCTCGTCGTAGAGCCGCAGAGTGCCGCCCATGAGGGACAGGAGTTCCCCGTCTTCGAGCGCACGGTCGAGGATGGCGCGGCGCAAGGCAAGAACAGGGCTCGTCACGGCTTCATCTCCTCTACAAGGCATACGAGGTCACGCCGCGACCCGTCGGGATCGGCGGCGATGCGGATGGCGAAACGGCGCAGGCCCGCGGTCAGGCGCATGGCCCCCGTCACGCCCTCGCGGTAGCGCAGGGTGACGCGGTGGGTGAGCGCCTGCTCCGGCCGGCCGGCCCGGACGCGCTCCGCGCCGGACAGCATCTCGATGGCACCCCAGACCTGCGGACCGGGCGCATAGGAGCGGATCACCCCGCCGAAGCCGTCCGGCCGCTCCAGCGGCAATTCGAGCACGAAACGGCGCGACCGCGCGCCGATGGGAACGGGTTTTGTTTTCATGAGAGGAATGAAGAAGATCGTGTTCTGGAAAGAGCGCTCCGGTCGTTAAAAGGGCTCTCCGCCGTCATTCCGGGGCCGCGCAGCGGAACCCGGAACCCATAACCGCTGACAGTGCAGGAGAAAGCGCAGCGTTTGCCGCTGCTCCTTATTCTGAGCCGCTATTGGTTATGGGTTCCGGGCCCGGCCCTTTGGGCCGTCCCGGAATGACGGAGAGTGCTTTTAGCGACGGCGGCGCTCCGCGATGACGGAAGCGGCTCTAAATCCGGGCCCGCCGGAACGGGGCCACGAGGGGAAGCGCTTCGGGCGGAAGGGCCTGGGGGCCCGCCACGTCGCCGCGGTTCTCGTACCAGCGTGCCACCAGGATCCTGATGGCGAGCCGCAGGGTCGCGGGCACGTCCTCGGGCGTCTCGCCGTAACCCGCCTGCAGATCGATGGCGATGCCGCTCTGCACCCGGCCGGGCTCCGGCATCCGCCGGAACAGGATCCTCGGCGGATCGCTGACGAGATCGCTCTCGTAATCCTCCGGCGAAAGAACCTCCGGCGTGCCGGCCGCATCGTAAACCTGCACGCCCTCCACGGACAGAAGCGGCGAAAGGGGCAGGAGCACGGTCCCGCCCTGTGGCCAGCGATGCAGCATGAGCCGCCAGCGCTGTGCGATCAGGATGCGGCGGGCGCTTGCCTCCACCATGAGCCGTGCGGCCTTGACGAGCCCACCGATCAGGGTGTCCTCCGCATCGTCGTCGACGCGCAGATGGGCCTTCATCTCAGCCAGCGGAACCGGCTCGACGGCGGGGCCTTCGACGAGTATCGGAAACATCGAACGGGAATCCTTCATGTCATGAAATCTGTCATCGTTGCTCTCCCGGCCGTCGCGGCCGCCCTTCTGACGACCGTCTTCGCGACGCAGGCGCGGGCCATCGTGGGCGGAGCGGAGCATGACGGCGCCCTCGCCCAGGCGAGCGTGATGGTGCTGAGTTCGAATGGCGGCGTGTGCAGCGCCGTCGTGGTGGCTCCGGACGTGGTGCTGACCGCCGCCCATTGCGTGACGGGTGCGGCCGAGCACCGGGTCCATTTTCGCGACGAAACCGGGGAGCCGGTGCTGATCACGCCGTCCGCGAAAGCCGTGCATCCGGGCTACGACGCGAAGGCCGTGGAGGCGCGCCGGCGATCCATCGACCTCGCGCTCCTGCGTATTCCGGAAAAACTGCCCGCCCGTTTCCGGACGGCCGTTCTCAGCACGGCGCATCCCCGGGCCGGGGAGCCCGTGACGGTGGGTGGCTTCGGGCTCGCCCGGGAGGGCGACCCCAAGACCACCGGCACGTTCCGCACCGCGGGGCTCACGGTCGTCGAGCCGTACGGAGCAAGCAGCATTCTCCTGTGGACCCAGGGCAAGGGCGCTATGGGCGCTTGTCAGGGCGATTCCGGCGGTCCCATGACGGCAGGCGACGCCGTGGTGGCCGTTACGAGCTGGTCGTCCCCCGCCAAGGGGCAAGGCTGTGGCGGCACCACACAGGGCATTTTGCTCGGCCCGCAAAAAAGCTGGATCGACCGAATCCTCACGGGCTGGAACCGCAAGGCGGGATGGAACGAATAGGTCCGCCGCGGGTCTCATCCACACAGGCTCGCGGCCTTTCGGCGAGTTTCCCTTGCGTCAAATCTGGCCAGATCCCAAAGTCGTTCCATGCGCTTCGAAAATGTCACCGGCGCGATCGCCGGCCTCGTCTCCTTCCTCTTCCTCGCTGCTCCGGCCCAGGCGGTCCTGCAGGGCACGCCGCTCAGGGAGCCGGACGGGCTGCGGCGCTCCGTCGTGGCGGTGGAGAGCGGCGACGGCGAGTTGTGCTCCGGTGCCCTCGTGGCGCCGGATCTCGTCCTCACGGCCGCCCATTGCCTGACGGACCGCGTGGCCTATCGGATTGTGGGGGTCGACCGGGGCTTCCGGAAGCAAACGGTTCGCGTCGCGGCCATTGCGGTCCATCCCACCTTCGTGCCCGGCACGACGCCTCGCACCCAGCCGGGCGTCGATCTCGCGCTGCTGAAGCTCGAGCGACCGCTGGGCGGTGATTTCGGCCCCTTTGATCTGCGCACGGCGGGCGGGATCGCGGAGGGCGAAATGGTGACCGTGGCAGGGTTCGGCGTGTCCTCGGAACGGGTGAAGAGCTCCGCACGCACCCTGCGCCAGGTCCAGCTCCTCGCGGTCGGGAATGTCGAGGTGGCCAACCGGGTAGTGATCGCCACCGACCGCACGCGGCTTGCCGAGACCGCCGGAGCCGGGGCCTGCCGGGGCGATTCCGGCGGGCCGGTCCTTGTCACGTCGCAGGGCGGCTATCGCCTGTCCGGCATCGTGAGCTGGTCTAGCGGGGCGCTGCGCGCCAACGGGCCCAATGCCTGCGGCGGGCTTACGGCCATCACGTCCCTGCGGGAGCACATGAACTGGATCCGGCAGGCGACGAGCAGCCTCGACGGCATGGCGGATTCCTGGGCGCGGCGCTGACCGCGCCCCTTGGAGTTCCTTACGCCGCAAACTTCAAGAGCTTGATGGCCGCGTAGTCCTGAACCCCGCCGCCGACGCGCTTCGTGGTGTAGAACAACACGTAGGGCTTCGCCGAATAGGGATCGCGCAGCACGCGCACGCCCGCCCGGTCGATCACCAGGTAGCCGCGCCGAAAATCGCCGAACGCGACCGCGCAGGCCCCGGCCGCGATATCAGGCATGTCTTCCGCCTCCACGACCGGGAAGCCCATCAGAGTCGCGGCCTGGCCGAGGCTCGCGGGCGGAGCCCAGAGATACTGGCCGTCCGCATCCTTGAAGCGGCGGATCGCGCTCTGTGTCCGGCGGTTCATCACGAAGGAGGCGTTCTGCCGGTAACCGGCCTTGAGGGCATAGACCAGCTCCACCAGCACGTCGGACGGATTGGTGGCGGGAAAGTCCGCGCCGCCCGTCTGCACGGTGCCGAGGCGGCCCCATTCCCAGATCTCGTCCTCGACCGTGTCGACCGCCAGGAAGCCTTTGGGCTTGTTGACCCCGTCACCGTTCACGAAGGCGGCACCTTCCTGCTCGGCGAAGGCGGCCTCGACCTCCTCGGCGATCCAGCGGTCGATATCGACCACCGCATCGTCGAGAAGCGTCTGGGTCGCGGCCGGCATGGCATAGAGCTCCATGGCCGGAAAGCTCATCTCCGAGAGAACCGGCCCGGCAGTCTGCGGACGCGGCGCAGTCTCGCCCACCCAGCCGGAGGCCGGGCCCGTGGCCGAGAAGGCGCGCTTGTACTGGCCGCCGGAGATCACCTTGACGGACGAAATCGCCCGGATCGGCGAGACACTCGCCAGACGTCGCAGCACCTCGCGCTCGACGGTATCGGGCACGAGATAGCCACCGTCGGGACCGCTGCTCGCCGAGAGCGCCTTCTCCTCCAGCCGCTTGAGGCCGGCGGCCTCGCCGCTGCGCATATAGGCCCGGAAGGCCTGCTTGTGCTCGGACAGAAGCGGATCGCGGGTGTCGGCCTCGGCGCCCGCGAGCGGCGGACGGGCCCGATCAAGCGACAGGCGCTCGACGCGCCGCTTGGTCTCGTCGAGGGCGCCCTCGATGCGCATGAGCTTCTCGTCCGTGACGACATCGCTCATCAGGCGGGTCTCGATCTCGCCGAGGCGGGTGTCGTTGGT contains:
- a CDS encoding YdcH family protein; translated protein: MTMTPNLADDFPGKADRIQRLKTSNNHFARLYDEYDELNRTIQRVESRVEPTTEDVEEEMKRRRVQLKDEIAAMLDADGA
- a CDS encoding trypsin-like serine protease, which produces MKSVIVALPAVAAALLTTVFATQARAIVGGAEHDGALAQASVMVLSSNGGVCSAVVVAPDVVLTAAHCVTGAAEHRVHFRDETGEPVLITPSAKAVHPGYDAKAVEARRRSIDLALLRIPEKLPARFRTAVLSTAHPRAGEPVTVGGFGLAREGDPKTTGTFRTAGLTVVEPYGASSILLWTQGKGAMGACQGDSGGPMTAGDAVVAVTSWSSPAKGQGCGGTTQGILLGPQKSWIDRILTGWNRKAGWNE
- a CDS encoding rcc01693 family protein, with the translated sequence MSGPQAFPWEDIMRLCLGLLRWSPQDFWRATPREIAAAVEGLGGGKAPEPAGRGDLRRLMDAFPDG
- a CDS encoding trypsin-like serine protease; amino-acid sequence: MRFENVTGAIAGLVSFLFLAAPAQAVLQGTPLREPDGLRRSVVAVESGDGELCSGALVAPDLVLTAAHCLTDRVAYRIVGVDRGFRKQTVRVAAIAVHPTFVPGTTPRTQPGVDLALLKLERPLGGDFGPFDLRTAGGIAEGEMVTVAGFGVSSERVKSSARTLRQVQLLAVGNVEVANRVVIATDRTRLAETAGAGACRGDSGGPVLVTSQGGYRLSGIVSWSSGALRANGPNACGGLTAITSLREHMNWIRQATSSLDGMADSWARR
- a CDS encoding phage head closure protein, giving the protein MKTKPVPIGARSRRFVLELPLERPDGFGGVIRSYAPGPQVWGAIEMLSGAERVRAGRPEQALTHRVTLRYREGVTGAMRLTAGLRRFAIRIAADPDGSRRDLVCLVEEMKP
- a CDS encoding phage tail tape measure protein, with the protein product MAEQVDVFKDNAPHAEADKDRERQLQALIGLSDKFGDSLSRAFAKNVAEGKKFDGVLKSLRQSLVETGLRLALAPLQSALSQSVKSTATDGLGGLFGGLFKGIGSLFGGGGDAPAPFAKGGVFSRGMVMPFAQGGVVGAPAYFPLGRGLGVMGERGAEAIMPLARGPDGRLGVQSGGGGRPLSVTVNVSTPDAESFRRSEAQVSAALARAVARGQRGL
- a CDS encoding head-tail connector protein, with amino-acid sequence MFPILVEGPAVEPVPLAEMKAHLRVDDDAEDTLIGGLVKAARLMVEASARRILIAQRWRLMLHRWPQGGTVLLPLSPLLSVEGVQVYDAAGTPEVLSPEDYESDLVSDPPRILFRRMPEPGRVQSGIAIDLQAGYGETPEDVPATLRLAIRILVARWYENRGDVAGPQALPPEALPLVAPFRRARI
- a CDS encoding DUF2460 domain-containing protein encodes the protein MASDFHEVRFPLDIGLGRRGGPVRRTDIVTLASGREHRNSRWAHSRRRYDAGLGVRSLDALHAVIAFFEERRGRLVGFRFRDRADWRSGPPSRAPTPLDQPIGTGDGTTRQFQLVKTYGTGHDPYRRVIAKPDGTTVRVALDGVEQAPGLAFACDPTTGLVTFTTPPAAGAAITAGFSFDVPVRFDTDELDIDLSAFEAGAIPQIPLIEIVP
- a CDS encoding phage major tail protein, TP901-1 family, which encodes MPAQKGKDLLIKISDGASGFVTVAGLRTRQIAFNAETVDVTNAESAGRWRELLAGVGVRRAGITGAGVFKDEASDTRMRQAFFDGDILTYQIVVPDFGRIEGLFQITSLEYRGDHAGEVTFEMALESAGALNFVVL
- a CDS encoding phage major capsid protein yields the protein MSIAETKSLSDNVSSAFEDFARAFEAFKETNDTRLGEIETRLMSDVVTDEKLMRIEGALDETKRRVERLSLDRARPPLAGAEADTRDPLLSEHKQAFRAYMRSGEAAGLKRLEEKALSASSGPDGGYLVPDTVEREVLRRLASVSPIRAISSVKVISGGQYKRAFSATGPASGWVGETAPRPQTAGPVLSEMSFPAMELYAMPAATQTLLDDAVVDIDRWIAEEVEAAFAEQEGAAFVNGDGVNKPKGFLAVDTVEDEIWEWGRLGTVQTGGADFPATNPSDVLVELVYALKAGYRQNASFVMNRRTQSAIRRFKDADGQYLWAPPASLGQAATLMGFPVVEAEDMPDIAAGACAVAFGDFRRGYLVIDRAGVRVLRDPYSAKPYVLFYTTKRVGGGVQDYAAIKLLKFAA
- a CDS encoding gene transfer agent family protein; amino-acid sequence: MANGRRGEVALELGGRRYTLCLTLGALAELEDAFGVQDLTALAERFGSGRLSSRDLVAILAAALRGGGHAMTDADAAELPLHDGIAPVAQAIADLLIVTFGGKALPENPRSPQEA
- a CDS encoding DUF3168 domain-containing protein; this encodes MTSPVLALRRAILDRALEDGELLSLMGGTLRLYDEPPRAAAPIYALFGDVTAKDWSTDTDRGHDQVLSIVVWGERGSARDALAAAERFSDILDDARIPLEGHRLVTLRATELTAVRDRDTQQTRATLRLRALTEVA